From the genome of Salvia miltiorrhiza cultivar Shanhuang (shh) unplaced genomic scaffold, IMPLAD_Smil_shh original_scaffold_233, whole genome shotgun sequence, one region includes:
- the LOC131003605 gene encoding uncharacterized protein LOC131003605 isoform X1: MADKPSRALVLYGDGLARFMSPAQTHLNSLASRALCGFLALPHSPQSENEDMRIVREFAELLDANEAYESSVARGIREDTPQEKCAFPSVAERFMGMKAALVTDNSSMKSFGGMVGFKVYSWNEMSGSSAESSHLASELLKLLGFQEGKILDSSIFELVFVHIGANSKMNGVEGIDLVDRLVGDFLHKAVSESYIGSRLHMSVIMSYGATLGDEDLQLSVSNVTNKDVGELSRLFPRQSYTMKGGKPRENIRQHCPMLLAQYQHAATRVDAAKSFAFRDFLENGGNLVIPVDRFLHEVAFKLWKAPKYGA, encoded by the exons atggcagacAAGCCGAGCAGAGCCCTCGTATTGTACGGTGACGGGCTGGCCCGATTCATGAGCCCGGCCCAGACCCACCTCAATTCTCTCGCTTCTCGGGCCCTCTGCGGCTTCCTCGCCCTCCCTCATTCGCCTCAATCAG AAAATGAGGATATGAGGATAGTTAGGGAGTTTGCGGAGTTGCTTGATGCAAACGAAGCATATGAAAGCTCG GTTGCAAGAGGAATACGTGAAGATACACCTCAAGAAAAGTGTGCATTCCCATCTGTAGCAGAGAG GTTCATGGGAATGAAGGCGGCTTTAGTCACTGACAACTCAAGTATGAAGTCTTTCGGAGGTATGGTTGGCTTCAAAGTGTATTCCTGGAACGAAATGTCTGGTTCCAGCGCTGAGTCGTCTCATTTGGCTTCCGAGTTGTTGAAACTGCTTGGATTTCAGGAAGGGAAGATATTGGATTCAAGCATCTTTGAGTTGGTTTTCGTTCATATTGGAGCCAACTCGAAGATGAATGGGGTCGAGGGCATAGATCTTGTAGACCGTTTGGTCGGTGATTTCTTACACAAGGCGGTGTCCGAAAGTTATATCGGCTCTAGGCTGCACATGTCTGTTATTATGAGCTACGGGGCTACGTTGGGAGACGAGGATCTACAACTCTCAGTTTCAAATGTTACAAATAAGGACGTTGGTGAACTTTCACGCCTTTTCCCGCGTCAAAGTTACACGATGAAAGGTGGGAAACCAAGGGAAAATATTAG GCAGCACTGTCCAATGCTACTAGCCCAGTATCAGCATGCTGCGACGCGCGTTGATGCAGCGAAATCGTTCGCGTTTAGAGATTTTCTTGAG
- the LOC131003605 gene encoding uncharacterized protein LOC131003605 isoform X2 → MADKPSRALVLYGDGLARFMSPAQTHLNSLASRALCGFLALPHSPQSENEDMRIVREFAELLDANEAYESSVARGIREDTPQEKCAFPSVAERFMGMKAALVTDNSSMKSFGGMVGFKVYSWNEMSGSSAESSHLASELLKLLGFQEGKILDSSIFELVFVHIGANSKMNGVEGIDLVDRLVGDFLHKAVSESYIGSRLHMSVIMSYGATLGDEDLQLSVSNVTNKDVGELSRLFPRQSYTMKGSTVQCY, encoded by the exons atggcagacAAGCCGAGCAGAGCCCTCGTATTGTACGGTGACGGGCTGGCCCGATTCATGAGCCCGGCCCAGACCCACCTCAATTCTCTCGCTTCTCGGGCCCTCTGCGGCTTCCTCGCCCTCCCTCATTCGCCTCAATCAG AAAATGAGGATATGAGGATAGTTAGGGAGTTTGCGGAGTTGCTTGATGCAAACGAAGCATATGAAAGCTCG GTTGCAAGAGGAATACGTGAAGATACACCTCAAGAAAAGTGTGCATTCCCATCTGTAGCAGAGAG GTTCATGGGAATGAAGGCGGCTTTAGTCACTGACAACTCAAGTATGAAGTCTTTCGGAGGTATGGTTGGCTTCAAAGTGTATTCCTGGAACGAAATGTCTGGTTCCAGCGCTGAGTCGTCTCATTTGGCTTCCGAGTTGTTGAAACTGCTTGGATTTCAGGAAGGGAAGATATTGGATTCAAGCATCTTTGAGTTGGTTTTCGTTCATATTGGAGCCAACTCGAAGATGAATGGGGTCGAGGGCATAGATCTTGTAGACCGTTTGGTCGGTGATTTCTTACACAAGGCGGTGTCCGAAAGTTATATCGGCTCTAGGCTGCACATGTCTGTTATTATGAGCTACGGGGCTACGTTGGGAGACGAGGATCTACAACTCTCAGTTTCAAATGTTACAAATAAGGACGTTGGTGAACTTTCACGCCTTTTCCCGCGTCAAAGTTACACGATGAAAG GCAGCACTGTCCAATGCTACTAG